The following coding sequences are from one Xiphophorus couchianus chromosome 22, X_couchianus-1.0, whole genome shotgun sequence window:
- the ctbp2a gene encoding C-terminal-binding protein 2a isoform X1, translated as MALVDKHKVKRQRLDRICEGIRPQIMNGPMHPRPLVALLDGRDCTVEMPILKDLATVAFCDAQSTQEIHEKVLNEAVGAMMYHTITLTREDLEKFKALRIIIRIGSGYDNIDIKAAGELGIAVCNIPSAAVEETADSTLCHILNLYRRNTWLYQALREGTRVQSVEQIREVASGAARIRGETLGLIGFGRTGQAVAMRAKAFGFNVIFYDPYLQDGLERSLGVQRVYTLQDLLYQSDCVSLHCNLNEHNHHLINDFTIKQMRQGAFLVNTARGGLVDEKALAQALKEGRIRGAAMDVHESEPFSFSQGPLKDAPNLICTPHTAWYSEQASLEMREAAATEIRRAITGRIPDSLRNCVNKEFFVTTAPWGMMEQQPQVHPEINGAAYRFPPGVMGVAPGGIIGPMEGLVPGGLPIAHTLPPGTHPSQAASPHQPSKHGDPMREHMTEP; from the exons GTATCCGGCCCCAGATTATGAATGGGCCTATGCACCCGCGCCCCCTGGTGGCGCTGCTGGATGGGCGCGACTGCACCGTGGAGATGCCCATCCTCAAAGACCTGGCCACCGTGGCTTTCTGTGACGCCCAGTCCACGCAGGAGATACATGAAAAG GTGCTGAACGAGGCCGTGGGGGCCATGATGTACCACACCATCACCCTGACCAGAGAGGACCTGGAGAAGTTCAAGGCGCTGCGCATCATCATACGCATCGGCAGCGGCTACGACAACATCGACATCAAGGCTGCCGGGGAGCTCG GCATCGCAGTGTGTAACATTCCTTCAGCGGCTGTAGAAGAAACGGCAGACTCAACGCTTTGTCACATCCTTAACTTGTACCGGCGAAACACCTGGCTGTACCAGGCTCTCCGGGAGGGCACGCGGGTCCAGAGTGTGGAGCAGATCCGGGAGGTGGCGTCGGGGGCGGCCAGGATCCGGGGCGAGACACTCGGTCTCATCGGATTTG GGCGCACAGGCCAGGCGGTGGCCATGCGGGCCAAGGCGTTTGGCTTCAACGTGATCTTCTACGACCCTTACCTGCAGGACGGCTTGGAGCGCTCACTCGGAGTCCAGCGGGTCTACACGCTGCAGGATCTGCTGTACCAGAGCGACTGCGTGTCCCTGCACTGCAACCTGAATGAACACAACCACCACCTCATCAACGACTTCACCATCAAACAG atGCGCCAAGGGGCTTTCCTGGTCAACACGGCACGGGGAGGCCTTGTGGATGAGAAAGCTCTGGCTCAGGCCCTCAAAGAAGGCAGGATACGCGGCGCTGCAATGGACGTCCATGAGTCTGAGCCTTTCAG TTTTTCCCAGGGCCCTCTCAAAGACGCCCCCAACTTGATCTGCACACCCCACACCGCCTGGTACAGTGAGCAGGCGTCGCTGGAGATGAGAGAGGCCGCTGCCACGGAAATCCGCAGAGCAATCACCG GTCGTATTCCCGACAGCCTGCGAAACTGCGTCAATAAAGAGTTCTTCGTGACCACGGCGCCATGGGGGATGATGGAGCAGCAGCCCCAGGTTCACCCAGAGATCAACGGCGCTGCCTACAG ATTTCCTCCTGGAGTGATGGGCGTCGCACCCGGCGGGATAATTGGACCTATGGAGGGATTGGTGCCTGGGGGCCTGCCCATCGCCCACACGCTCCCCCCGGGCACCCATCCGTCACAGGCTGCCTCCCCGCATCAACCCTCCAAACACGGCGACCCCATGAGAGAGCACATGACTGAGCCGTAG
- the ctbp2a gene encoding C-terminal-binding protein 2a isoform X3, whose amino-acid sequence MALVDKHKVKRQRLDRICEGIRPQIMNGPMHPRPLVALLDGRDCTVEMPILKDLATVAFCDAQSTQEIHEKVLNEAVGAMMYHTITLTREDLEKFKALRIIIRIGSGYDNIDIKAAGELGIAVCNIPSAAVEETADSTLCHILNLYRRNTWLYQALREGTRVQSVEQIREVASGAARIRGETLGLIGFGRTGQAVAMRAKAFGFNVIFYDPYLQDGLERSLGVQRVYTLQDLLYQSDCVSLHCNLNEHNHHLINDFTIKQMRQGAFLVNTARGGLVDEKALAQALKEGRIRGAAMDVHESEPFSFSQGPLKDAPNLICTPHTAWYSEQASLEMREAAATEIRRAITGRIPDSLRNCVNKEFFVTTAPWGMMEQQPQVHPEINGAAYSRVNQTMVQAIATGGMQDKLYT is encoded by the exons GTATCCGGCCCCAGATTATGAATGGGCCTATGCACCCGCGCCCCCTGGTGGCGCTGCTGGATGGGCGCGACTGCACCGTGGAGATGCCCATCCTCAAAGACCTGGCCACCGTGGCTTTCTGTGACGCCCAGTCCACGCAGGAGATACATGAAAAG GTGCTGAACGAGGCCGTGGGGGCCATGATGTACCACACCATCACCCTGACCAGAGAGGACCTGGAGAAGTTCAAGGCGCTGCGCATCATCATACGCATCGGCAGCGGCTACGACAACATCGACATCAAGGCTGCCGGGGAGCTCG GCATCGCAGTGTGTAACATTCCTTCAGCGGCTGTAGAAGAAACGGCAGACTCAACGCTTTGTCACATCCTTAACTTGTACCGGCGAAACACCTGGCTGTACCAGGCTCTCCGGGAGGGCACGCGGGTCCAGAGTGTGGAGCAGATCCGGGAGGTGGCGTCGGGGGCGGCCAGGATCCGGGGCGAGACACTCGGTCTCATCGGATTTG GGCGCACAGGCCAGGCGGTGGCCATGCGGGCCAAGGCGTTTGGCTTCAACGTGATCTTCTACGACCCTTACCTGCAGGACGGCTTGGAGCGCTCACTCGGAGTCCAGCGGGTCTACACGCTGCAGGATCTGCTGTACCAGAGCGACTGCGTGTCCCTGCACTGCAACCTGAATGAACACAACCACCACCTCATCAACGACTTCACCATCAAACAG atGCGCCAAGGGGCTTTCCTGGTCAACACGGCACGGGGAGGCCTTGTGGATGAGAAAGCTCTGGCTCAGGCCCTCAAAGAAGGCAGGATACGCGGCGCTGCAATGGACGTCCATGAGTCTGAGCCTTTCAG TTTTTCCCAGGGCCCTCTCAAAGACGCCCCCAACTTGATCTGCACACCCCACACCGCCTGGTACAGTGAGCAGGCGTCGCTGGAGATGAGAGAGGCCGCTGCCACGGAAATCCGCAGAGCAATCACCG GTCGTATTCCCGACAGCCTGCGAAACTGCGTCAATAAAGAGTTCTTCGTGACCACGGCGCCATGGGGGATGATGGAGCAGCAGCCCCAGGTTCACCCAGAGATCAACGGCGCTGCCTACAG CCGAGTGAACCAAACCATGGTACAGGCCATAGCAACGGGGGGAATGCAGGACAAATTATATACCTAA
- the zranb1b gene encoding ubiquitin thioesterase zranb1-B, with protein sequence MTELVAKWACEYCTYENWPSAIKCTMCRAQRPSGGAIITEEPFKSSPALDASLHHWNPADLSNSPSQGGSSLLICPDSSARPRVRVTDVPETSSKWSCQMCTYLNWPRAIRCTQCLCQRQQAQQQLQLQQQQQHGQHATRQGHHTQQPRSPTESPQTSGSGCRPAAPVTVTDPCEEYNDRNRLNTHTQHWTCTACTYENWAKALKCVVCDHPRPNSLLAEPIKLASEPESQQPSSKLNEQDRDNRRGVVGQGTGCVVGGVVGCSSSQRRSPPSEKRESEVNMDFQRIELASGAGIGSKEELEVDFKKLKQIKNRMRRTDWLFLNACVGVVEGDLAAVESYKTSGGDIARQLTSDEVRLLNRPSAFDDGFTLVHLAIRFQRQDMLAVLLTEVSQQAAKCIPAMVCPELTEQIRREVAASLHQRKGDFTCYFLTDLVTFTLPADIEDLPPAVQEKLFDEVLDRDVQKELEEESPIINWSLELGTRLDSRLYALWNRTAGDCLLDSVLQATWGIYDKDSVLRKTLHDSLHDCSHWFYSRWKEWESWYSQSFGLHFSLREEQWQEDWAFILSLASQPGSSLEQTHIFVLAHILRRPIIVYGVKYYKSFRGETLGYTRFQGVYLPLLWEQSFCWKSPIALGYTRGHFSALVAMENDGFDNRGAGANLNTDDDETVTFLPLVDSERKLLHIHFLSAQEMGNEEQQEKLLREWLDCCVTEGGILVALQKSSRRRNHPLVTQMVEKWLDGYRQIRPCASLSDGEEEEDDDDE encoded by the exons ATGACAGAGCTGGTTGCCAAGTGGGCCTGTGAATACTGCACATACGAGAACTGGCCGTCAGCCATCAAGTGCACCATGTGCCGCGCTCAGAGGCCCAGCGGGGGTGCCATCATTACTGAGGAGCCCTTTAAGAGCAGCCCTGCCCTAGATGCCAGTCTGCATCATTGGAACCCCGCAGACCTCAGCAACAGTCCGTCGCAGGGGGGCTCCAGCCTGCTGATTTGTCCGGACTCCAGCGCAAGACCCCGCGTCCGCGTCACTGACGTTCCTGAGACGAGTAGCAAGTGGTCGTGTCAAATGTGCACCTACCTGAACTGGCCTCGAGCCATCCGCTGTACCCAGTGCTTGTGTCAGAGGCAACAGGCTCAACAACAACTGCagctgcaacagcagcagcagcatggtCAACATGCAACTCGTCAAGGACATCACACCCAGCAGCCACGAAGCCCCACGGAGTCGCCGCAGACCTCGGGCTCCGGATGCCGCCCCGCTGCCCCTGTCACCGTCACAGACCCCTGCGAGGAATACAACGACCGCAACAGGCTCAACACCCACACACAGCACTGGACCTGCACTGCATGCACTTACGAAAACTGGGCCAAGGCACTCAAGTGCGTCGTGTGCGACCATCCCCGGCCCAACAGCCTGCTTGCCGAACCCATCAAGCTGGCGTCAGAGCCTGAGAGCCAGCAGCCGTCCTCCAAGCTCAACGAGCAGGACAGGGACAACAGAAGGGGTGTCGTCGGGCAGGGAACTGGGTGCGTGGTGGGGGGAGTGgtgggctgcagcagcagccagaggaggTCTCCTCCATCTGAAAAACGGGAGTCTGAGGTGAACATGGACTTTCAGAGAATCGAACTGGCGTCAGGAGCGGGGATTGGGAGCAAAGAGGAGCTGGAAGTGGATTTcaaaaaactgaagcaaattAAGAACAGGATGAGAAGGACGGATTGGCTCTTCCTGAACGCATGTGTTG GTGTCGTGGAAGGTGACCTGGCAGCGGTGGAATCTTACAAGACGTCCGGAGGGGACATAGCGAGGCAGCTGACGTCAGACGAAGTGCGGCTCTTAAACAGACCCTCTGCTTTCGACGACGGCTTCACGCTGGTTCACCTGGCCATCCGCTTCCAGAGGCAGGACATGCTGGCAGTCCTGCTCACAGAG GTGTCCCAGCAGGCGGCCAAGTGTATCCCGGCCATGGTGTGTCCCGAACTGACGGAGCAGATCCGCCGCGAGGTGGCGGCCTCTCTTCATCAGCGCAAGGGCGACTTCACCTGTTACTTCCTCACTGACCTGGTCACCTTTACCCTGCCTGCAG ATATTGAGGACTTGCCTCCTGCGGTTCAGGAGAAGCTCTTTGACGAGGTGCTGGACCGAGACGTCCAGAAAG AACTCGAAGAAGAGTCTCCCATCATCAACTGGTCTCTGGAGCTCGGAACGAGACTGGACAGCCGGCTCTATGCACTCTGGAACCGCACAGCGGGGGACTGCCTCCTCGACTCGGTGCTGCAGGCCACGTGGGGCATCTACGACAAGGACTCTGTGCTCCGCAAGACTCTTCACGACAGCTTGCATGACTGCTCACATTG GTTTTACAGCCGCTGGAAGGAGTGGGAGTCGTGGTATTCCCAGAGTTTCGGCTTGCACTTCTCCCTCCGAGAGGAGCAGTGGCAGGAGGACTGGGCCTTCATCCTGTCGCTCGCCAGTCAG CCAGGATCCAGCTTGGAGCAGACCcacatttttgttcttgcaCACATACTTCGTAGGCCAATCATTGTCTACGGAGTGAAGTATTATAAAAGTTTCCGTGGCGAAACACTGGGCTACACTCGTTTTCAAG GTGTGTACTTGCCCCTTTTGTGGGAGCAGAGTTTCTGCTGGAAGAGCCCCATCGCTCTGGGTTACACGCGAGGCCATTTCTCAGCACTGGTCGCCATGGAGAACGACGGCTTTGACAATCGCGGCGCAGGCGCCAACCTCAACACAGACGATGACGAGACGGTCACGTTCCTGCCCCTGGTCGACAGCGAGAGGAAGCTGCTTCACATCCACTTCCTGTCGGCACAAGAA ATGGGAAACGAAGAGCAACAGGAGAAGCTCCTTCGAGAGTGGTTGGACTGCTGCGTGACAGAAGGCGGCATTCTGGTGGCATTGCAGAAAAGCTCCCGCCGCCGCAACCACCCGCTCGTCACTCAGATGGTGGAGAAGTGGCTGGACGGCTACAGGCAGATCCGCCCCTGCGCCTCGCTGTCCGacggcgaggaggaggaggacgatgaTGACGAGTGA
- the ctbp2a gene encoding C-terminal-binding protein 2a isoform X2, whose amino-acid sequence MWRQHFPGIRPQIMNGPMHPRPLVALLDGRDCTVEMPILKDLATVAFCDAQSTQEIHEKVLNEAVGAMMYHTITLTREDLEKFKALRIIIRIGSGYDNIDIKAAGELGIAVCNIPSAAVEETADSTLCHILNLYRRNTWLYQALREGTRVQSVEQIREVASGAARIRGETLGLIGFGRTGQAVAMRAKAFGFNVIFYDPYLQDGLERSLGVQRVYTLQDLLYQSDCVSLHCNLNEHNHHLINDFTIKQMRQGAFLVNTARGGLVDEKALAQALKEGRIRGAAMDVHESEPFSFSQGPLKDAPNLICTPHTAWYSEQASLEMREAAATEIRRAITGRIPDSLRNCVNKEFFVTTAPWGMMEQQPQVHPEINGAAYRFPPGVMGVAPGGIIGPMEGLVPGGLPIAHTLPPGTHPSQAASPHQPSKHGDPMREHMTEP is encoded by the exons GTATCCGGCCCCAGATTATGAATGGGCCTATGCACCCGCGCCCCCTGGTGGCGCTGCTGGATGGGCGCGACTGCACCGTGGAGATGCCCATCCTCAAAGACCTGGCCACCGTGGCTTTCTGTGACGCCCAGTCCACGCAGGAGATACATGAAAAG GTGCTGAACGAGGCCGTGGGGGCCATGATGTACCACACCATCACCCTGACCAGAGAGGACCTGGAGAAGTTCAAGGCGCTGCGCATCATCATACGCATCGGCAGCGGCTACGACAACATCGACATCAAGGCTGCCGGGGAGCTCG GCATCGCAGTGTGTAACATTCCTTCAGCGGCTGTAGAAGAAACGGCAGACTCAACGCTTTGTCACATCCTTAACTTGTACCGGCGAAACACCTGGCTGTACCAGGCTCTCCGGGAGGGCACGCGGGTCCAGAGTGTGGAGCAGATCCGGGAGGTGGCGTCGGGGGCGGCCAGGATCCGGGGCGAGACACTCGGTCTCATCGGATTTG GGCGCACAGGCCAGGCGGTGGCCATGCGGGCCAAGGCGTTTGGCTTCAACGTGATCTTCTACGACCCTTACCTGCAGGACGGCTTGGAGCGCTCACTCGGAGTCCAGCGGGTCTACACGCTGCAGGATCTGCTGTACCAGAGCGACTGCGTGTCCCTGCACTGCAACCTGAATGAACACAACCACCACCTCATCAACGACTTCACCATCAAACAG atGCGCCAAGGGGCTTTCCTGGTCAACACGGCACGGGGAGGCCTTGTGGATGAGAAAGCTCTGGCTCAGGCCCTCAAAGAAGGCAGGATACGCGGCGCTGCAATGGACGTCCATGAGTCTGAGCCTTTCAG TTTTTCCCAGGGCCCTCTCAAAGACGCCCCCAACTTGATCTGCACACCCCACACCGCCTGGTACAGTGAGCAGGCGTCGCTGGAGATGAGAGAGGCCGCTGCCACGGAAATCCGCAGAGCAATCACCG GTCGTATTCCCGACAGCCTGCGAAACTGCGTCAATAAAGAGTTCTTCGTGACCACGGCGCCATGGGGGATGATGGAGCAGCAGCCCCAGGTTCACCCAGAGATCAACGGCGCTGCCTACAG ATTTCCTCCTGGAGTGATGGGCGTCGCACCCGGCGGGATAATTGGACCTATGGAGGGATTGGTGCCTGGGGGCCTGCCCATCGCCCACACGCTCCCCCCGGGCACCCATCCGTCACAGGCTGCCTCCCCGCATCAACCCTCCAAACACGGCGACCCCATGAGAGAGCACATGACTGAGCCGTAG